A single window of Flavobacterium sp. 140616W15 DNA harbors:
- a CDS encoding phospho-sugar mutase gives MNIAPNILTAVNEWLTPAFDNETQEAIKEMMTTSPKDLEESFYKNLEFGTGGMRGIMGVGSNRINKYTLGRNTQGLSDYMHKVFPDKTLKVAIAYDCRHNSNTLAKIVADVFSANGIHVYLFSDMRPTPELSFALKHLGCQCGIVLTASHNPPEYNGYKVYWEDGGQIVPPQDAEIIAIIESLDYAKIKFHANEKLIEYIDTEIDNAFIKSSIENASFNTPAKAKEDLQIVFTSLHGTSIKSIPPTLSQAGYTNVHIVPEQAVPNGDFPTVKSPNPEEPEALEMALVLADKTNSDIVVGTDPDCDRLGVAVRNNEGKMILLNGNQTMILMTAFLLQEWEKAGKINGKQFIGSTIVSTPMMMELATSYDVECKIGLTGFKWIAKMIKDFPELEFIGGGEESFGFMVGDAVRDKDAVAATLLICEMAAQAKANGSSVYKELLNLYVEHGFYKEHLVALTKKGIEGLQEINQMMINLRENPVKEINGQRVIMVEDYQSSTALNLLSGEVSEMTIPKSNVLIYYTEDGSKICARPSGTEPKIKFYISVNTQLDSVEDFDTTDAILDKKIKNIIAAMQLN, from the coding sequence ATGAATATAGCACCTAACATTTTAACTGCTGTAAACGAATGGCTAACGCCAGCATTTGACAATGAAACACAAGAGGCGATTAAAGAGATGATGACGACATCGCCTAAAGATCTTGAAGAAAGTTTTTACAAGAATTTAGAATTCGGAACAGGCGGAATGCGTGGTATTATGGGTGTTGGTAGCAACCGAATCAATAAATACACGCTTGGAAGAAATACACAAGGACTTTCTGACTATATGCACAAAGTTTTCCCTGACAAAACTTTAAAAGTAGCGATTGCTTACGATTGTCGCCACAATAGCAACACGCTTGCTAAAATTGTGGCCGACGTTTTTTCTGCAAATGGAATTCATGTTTATTTGTTTTCGGATATGCGTCCGACTCCAGAATTATCTTTTGCACTTAAACATTTAGGCTGTCAATGTGGTATTGTACTTACCGCATCACATAATCCACCTGAATATAATGGATACAAAGTGTACTGGGAAGATGGTGGACAAATCGTTCCTCCACAAGATGCTGAAATCATTGCCATTATCGAAAGCCTAGATTATGCTAAAATTAAATTTCACGCTAACGAGAAATTAATTGAATACATCGATACTGAAATCGACAACGCTTTTATCAAGTCATCTATTGAAAACGCAAGCTTCAATACTCCAGCTAAAGCTAAAGAGGATTTACAAATCGTTTTTACATCTTTACACGGAACTTCTATAAAATCAATTCCTCCTACTTTATCTCAAGCAGGTTATACTAATGTACATATTGTACCTGAACAAGCTGTTCCGAATGGTGATTTCCCTACGGTAAAATCACCTAACCCAGAAGAGCCTGAGGCATTAGAAATGGCACTAGTGTTAGCTGATAAAACAAATTCGGATATTGTTGTTGGAACTGATCCTGACTGCGATCGCTTAGGAGTTGCTGTTCGTAATAATGAAGGTAAAATGATTTTGCTGAATGGGAATCAAACCATGATTTTGATGACTGCTTTCTTATTACAAGAATGGGAAAAAGCAGGTAAAATTAACGGAAAACAATTTATAGGATCTACTATTGTTTCGACTCCTATGATGATGGAACTTGCAACAAGTTATGACGTTGAATGCAAAATAGGCTTAACAGGATTTAAATGGATTGCTAAAATGATTAAAGATTTTCCTGAACTTGAATTTATAGGGGGCGGAGAAGAAAGTTTTGGTTTTATGGTTGGAGATGCCGTTCGCGATAAAGATGCTGTTGCTGCAACTTTATTAATATGCGAAATGGCTGCACAAGCAAAAGCAAACGGAAGCTCTGTTTACAAAGAACTCTTAAACCTTTATGTTGAGCATGGATTCTATAAAGAACATTTGGTTGCATTAACAAAAAAAGGAATCGAAGGGTTACAAGAAATTAATCAGATGATGATTAATTTACGTGAAAATCCTGTAAAAGAAATAAACGGACAAAGAGTAATAATGGTAGAAGATTATCAATCATCAACAGCATTAAACTTATTGAGCGGTGAAGTATCTGAAATGACTATTCCAAAATCGAATGTACTAATCTATTATACTGAAGATGGCTCTAAAATTTGCGCAAGACCAAGCGGAACGGAGCCAAAAATTAAATTCTACATTAGCGTAAACACTCAATTAGATTCTGTTGAAGATTTTGATACAACTGATGCTATTTTAGATAAAAAGATAAAAAACATTATTGCTGCGATGCAATTGAATTAA
- a CDS encoding ABC transporter ATP-binding protein yields the protein MNNFKRIFPFIFPYKRYAYMNILFNILYALFSTLSFMALIPMIQVLFDQTKRNTTIPVYKGIWEIKDYAENYLSYFITQATDNYGVGYTLSVMVAVIISIFLLKNLCDYLAMFFITFLRNGVLRDMRNAMYKKTLELPLSFFSEKRKGDVISRIAGDVSEVQSSFLAILELIVKEPLTIIFTIIAMLAISPQLTLFVFIFIPVSGYIISLIGKQLKKQSTKAQQEQGTFLSTIEETLGGLKVVKGYNSENYFNSVFQNSTQRFFKLSNSIGNRQNLASPASEFMGIMVIAILLWYGGQMVLIEKTLNGASFIAYMGLAYNILTPAKAISKASYGVKRGNAAAERVLEILDQENPITSKVDAIEKSSFDSDITIKNINFKYEKENVLKDFSLEIKKGQTVALVGQSGSGKSTIANLLTRFYDVNEGSIKIDNINIKDMSLHSLRGLMGLVTQDSILFNDTIKANISLGKLDATDEEIIEALKIANAFEFVSELPLGIYTNIGDSGNKLSGGQKQRLSIARAVLKNPPIMILDEATSALDTESEKFVQVALENMMQNRTSIVIAHRLSTIQKADLIVVMQKGKIVEQGTHENLIALNGTYNKLVTMQSFE from the coding sequence ATGAACAATTTCAAAAGAATATTTCCTTTTATATTTCCTTATAAAAGATACGCATACATGAATATTTTATTTAATATTCTTTATGCATTATTTAGCACACTTTCGTTTATGGCATTAATTCCTATGATTCAGGTATTATTTGACCAAACAAAAAGAAACACCACAATACCCGTTTACAAGGGCATTTGGGAAATAAAAGATTACGCCGAAAATTACTTAAGTTATTTTATCACACAAGCAACTGATAATTATGGCGTAGGATACACTCTATCGGTAATGGTGGCGGTAATTATTTCGATATTTTTATTAAAAAATCTATGCGATTATCTCGCTATGTTTTTCATTACTTTTTTAAGAAATGGTGTTCTAAGAGATATGCGAAATGCGATGTACAAAAAAACACTTGAATTACCTTTATCATTTTTCTCAGAAAAAAGAAAAGGTGATGTTATTTCTCGTATTGCTGGTGACGTTAGCGAAGTTCAGTCTTCATTTCTTGCAATTTTAGAACTTATTGTAAAAGAACCACTAACTATTATATTTACCATCATTGCTATGCTTGCCATAAGCCCGCAATTAACTCTTTTTGTTTTTATTTTCATTCCTGTTTCTGGATATATAATATCATTGATAGGAAAACAATTAAAAAAACAATCAACTAAAGCACAGCAAGAACAAGGAACATTTTTATCTACTATTGAAGAAACTCTAGGCGGATTAAAAGTGGTAAAAGGATACAATTCTGAGAATTATTTCAATAGTGTTTTCCAGAATTCTACTCAACGTTTCTTTAAACTATCAAACAGCATTGGTAATCGTCAAAACTTAGCTTCTCCTGCAAGTGAATTTATGGGAATCATGGTGATTGCGATTTTACTTTGGTATGGTGGCCAAATGGTTTTAATTGAAAAAACATTAAACGGAGCTTCATTTATCGCTTATATGGGTTTAGCCTACAATATCCTTACTCCTGCAAAAGCAATCTCTAAAGCATCTTACGGGGTAAAAAGAGGGAACGCTGCAGCAGAACGTGTATTAGAAATTCTTGACCAAGAAAACCCTATTACAAGCAAAGTTGATGCTATCGAAAAATCTTCTTTTGACTCAGACATCACAATAAAAAACATCAACTTTAAATATGAGAAAGAAAATGTATTAAAAGACTTTTCTCTTGAAATAAAAAAAGGACAAACTGTTGCTCTTGTTGGACAATCTGGTAGCGGAAAAAGCACAATTGCCAATCTCCTAACTCGTTTTTACGATGTAAACGAAGGCAGTATAAAGATTGACAACATCAATATCAAGGATATGTCTTTACATTCTCTTCGTGGCTTGATGGGACTAGTTACTCAAGACAGTATCTTATTTAATGACACCATAAAAGCTAATATTTCATTAGGAAAACTAGATGCTACTGATGAAGAAATTATTGAAGCTCTAAAAATAGCCAATGCTTTTGAATTTGTAAGCGAACTACCCCTAGGCATCTACACTAATATTGGTGATAGCGGAAACAAGCTTTCTGGCGGACAAAAACAACGTTTATCAATTGCTCGTGCCGTATTAAAGAATCCTCCGATTATGATTCTAGATGAAGCAACATCTGCACTAGACACCGAAAGCGAAAAATTTGTTCAGGTTGCCCTTGAGAACATGATGCAAAACCGTACCTCAATTGTTATTGCTCACCGTTTATCTACTATTCAAAAAGCAGATTTAATTGTTGTTATGCAAAAAGGCAAAATTGTAGAACAAGGAACTCATGAGAACCTAATAGCTTTAAACGGAACCTATAATAAATTAGTTACTATGCAATCGTTTGAATAA
- a CDS encoding TonB-dependent receptor: MNKNLLFVSLLLCIGFASFAQNARVKGIILNENNLPVTDVNVSHSGNVTQSNSDGFFDISIPSNKKVIIIFTHVSQKMMAVTVTLKPNEIFVLNPVMNSYAEQMGEIVVMANKKRIQGITTVDPTTIKKIPGANAGIENILKTLPGVNSNNELSTQYAVRGGNYDENLVYVNEIEVYRPFLIRSGQQEGLSFTNTDLVQNVDFSAGGFQAKFGDKLSSVLDITYRKPTQFGASFEASLLGGSIAVDAVSKNKKWSAITGVRYRNNSMLVNSQDTQTNYTPSYTDIQTNINYVASAKWQWSFLGAISQNKYLYEPLTRETKFGTIDKPMALAVYYEGQERDKYDTYFGAIKSTYALSSDFTLKFIGSIFHTQEQEHYDILAQYRLGEVDSDGSVVLQEVNYTKGIGTQLNHARNDLDALIVNAELKGIYNWNDNLLEWGVKYTRESIRDRVAEWEVIDSAGFSVNPPIVNFPKNNQPYESYAGPLLPYQNVRAINFNTINRFSGYAQWSRKGVLGSSEVWYNAGVRFQDWKVSGGIVEGKNQLVFSPRAQFAIKPDWDMDMVFRVSGGLYHQPPFYRELRNENGEVLPDTKAQQSVHVVLSNDYSFKMWNRPFKLVSELYYKTLSDVNVYTIDNVRIRYVADNNAKAYAQGLDFRLNGEFVPGTESWFSFGYLKTEENYENKGYIARPTDQRLKFALLFQDYMPNIPSVKLYLNMVYNTGLPGGSPSYSDPYLYQNRLKDYRRADVGFSKVFIDNNRVAKSKLFKEFKELSLGFEIFNLFDNKNAITNTWVRDVYSKNQYAIPNYMTSRVFNIKLTARL; encoded by the coding sequence TTGAATAAGAACCTACTATTTGTTTCCCTTTTATTGTGTATTGGTTTTGCTTCGTTTGCTCAGAATGCCCGAGTAAAAGGAATAATCCTAAATGAAAACAATTTACCTGTTACTGATGTAAATGTTTCTCATTCAGGAAATGTTACACAGTCTAATTCGGATGGTTTTTTTGATATTTCAATACCATCTAATAAAAAAGTAATTATTATTTTTACTCACGTTTCTCAGAAAATGATGGCAGTAACAGTAACTTTAAAACCGAATGAAATATTCGTTTTGAATCCTGTTATGAACAGTTATGCTGAGCAAATGGGAGAGATTGTTGTTATGGCAAATAAAAAACGCATACAAGGAATTACAACTGTAGACCCAACTACTATCAAGAAAATTCCAGGTGCCAATGCGGGAATCGAAAACATATTAAAAACATTACCTGGAGTAAATTCGAACAATGAATTAAGTACACAATATGCCGTTCGAGGTGGGAATTATGATGAGAATCTTGTTTATGTAAATGAGATTGAAGTATATCGTCCTTTTTTAATTCGCTCAGGGCAACAAGAAGGCTTGAGCTTTACCAATACAGATTTGGTTCAGAATGTTGATTTTTCAGCAGGAGGATTTCAAGCAAAGTTTGGAGATAAGCTTTCGTCAGTATTGGATATTACATATCGAAAACCAACTCAGTTTGGTGCCTCTTTTGAAGCAAGCTTGCTTGGTGGAAGTATTGCTGTCGATGCAGTTTCTAAAAATAAAAAATGGTCAGCAATCACAGGAGTTCGTTATCGAAATAATAGTATGCTTGTAAATAGTCAGGATACACAGACTAATTATACGCCTTCTTATACCGACATCCAAACAAATATTAATTATGTTGCTTCTGCAAAATGGCAATGGAGTTTTCTTGGTGCTATTTCTCAAAATAAATATTTGTATGAGCCATTAACCCGAGAAACGAAATTTGGAACTATTGATAAACCAATGGCGCTTGCAGTATATTATGAAGGGCAGGAGAGAGATAAATACGATACTTATTTTGGAGCAATAAAATCAACATATGCTCTTTCTTCGGATTTTACGTTAAAATTCATAGGCTCGATATTTCACACACAAGAACAGGAACATTATGATATTTTAGCACAATATCGCTTAGGTGAGGTAGATAGTGATGGCTCGGTAGTTTTACAAGAGGTAAATTATACGAAAGGAATTGGAACGCAATTAAATCATGCGCGAAATGATTTAGATGCTTTAATTGTTAATGCTGAATTAAAAGGAATTTATAATTGGAATGATAATCTTCTGGAATGGGGAGTAAAATATACTCGTGAATCTATACGTGATCGTGTGGCGGAATGGGAGGTAATTGATTCAGCTGGATTTTCTGTAAATCCACCAATTGTAAATTTTCCTAAAAATAATCAGCCATATGAATCTTATGCAGGGCCGCTTTTGCCGTATCAAAATGTGAGGGCAATAAATTTTAATACTATAAATCGATTTTCAGGTTATGCGCAATGGAGCCGAAAAGGAGTTTTAGGTTCTAGTGAAGTTTGGTATAATGCTGGAGTCCGTTTTCAGGATTGGAAAGTGTCAGGGGGAATTGTTGAGGGTAAAAACCAGTTGGTGTTTAGTCCGCGTGCACAATTTGCAATAAAACCAGATTGGGATATGGATATGGTTTTTAGGGTTTCGGGTGGATTGTACCATCAACCGCCATTTTATAGAGAATTGCGAAATGAAAATGGAGAAGTGTTACCAGATACCAAAGCGCAGCAATCGGTACATGTAGTTTTAAGTAATGATTATAGTTTTAAAATGTGGAATCGACCTTTTAAACTTGTTTCGGAGTTGTATTATAAAACATTGTCAGATGTAAATGTTTATACTATAGACAACGTTAGAATTAGATATGTTGCTGATAATAATGCGAAGGCTTATGCCCAGGGTTTGGATTTTAGATTAAACGGTGAGTTTGTTCCAGGAACAGAATCATGGTTTAGTTTTGGGTATTTAAAAACCGAAGAGAATTATGAAAATAAAGGATATATAGCAAGACCAACGGATCAGCGATTAAAATTTGCACTCTTATTTCAGGATTATATGCCTAATATTCCGAGTGTAAAATTGTATTTAAATATGGTTTATAATACAGGGTTGCCTGGAGGATCTCCTTCGTATTCAGATCCGTATTTATACCAAAACCGACTCAAAGATTACCGTCGGGCAGATGTTGGATTTTCTAAAGTTTTTATTGATAATAATAGAGTCGCAAAAAGCAAACTATTTAAAGAATTTAAAGAATTGTCTTTAGGATTTGAAATCTTTAATCTTTTTGATAATAAAAACGCTATTACTAACACTTGGGTTCGGGATGTATATTCTAAAAATCAATATGCAATTCCTAATTATATGACTTCTAGAGTTTTTAATATAAAATTAACTGCTAGGTTGTAA
- a CDS encoding M23 family metallopeptidase, whose product MKYSVLFLLFCNFISAQTDYPKDYFRPPLDIPMQLSGNFGELRPNHFHAGFDLKTNQREGLNVYAVADGYISRIKISTFGNGKTLYVTHPNGYTSVYGHLQSMVGSIQDYVKKTHYKEKSFEIEMFLKPGEMTVTKGQLIGLSGNTGSSEGPHLHFEFRDSKTEFVINPMFFGFDKYIRDTKKPVVSNLYVYPLDDKTIVNQSKIPLMLNLSLQKDGTYLSSSVATNGKIGFGVTAVDYDDVSFNKNGVYKVESFYNGNSNYGYEFNTYSFDEMRYINALIDYSRYKKTGQRVQKLFMKTPFALSIIKKDSLNGVLPVVPNLASAYRIEVSDFYGNTNTINIPVQYNSLPAVVDSKPVESKYLMKYNKDANFSKDNMSVFFPAGTFYDDFNLNFDVKNDRIYVHDDTVPVHSNFTITIEDDKYPENLRDKVYIGRMTGKSSSYNATSRKGTEYKAKSRILGQFGLVVDTIKPTISIAKPIEGKWISDVKKIQFTISDGMSGIKSYNGYLNGNWILFEYDNKARKITHDFNDGIVAEGANDLKIEVVDNVGNSAIFETRFFRSQIK is encoded by the coding sequence ATGAAATATTCTGTACTTTTTCTCCTGTTTTGTAATTTTATTTCTGCTCAGACAGATTATCCAAAAGACTATTTTAGACCTCCTTTGGATATTCCGATGCAGCTTTCGGGGAATTTTGGGGAACTAAGACCGAATCATTTTCACGCTGGTTTTGATTTGAAAACGAATCAAAGAGAAGGTTTAAATGTGTATGCTGTTGCTGATGGTTATATATCTAGGATTAAAATTTCGACTTTCGGGAATGGGAAAACTTTGTATGTAACCCATCCAAATGGATATACATCTGTATATGGGCATCTGCAAAGTATGGTAGGTTCAATCCAGGATTATGTAAAGAAGACACATTATAAAGAGAAGTCTTTTGAAATTGAAATGTTCTTAAAACCTGGTGAAATGACTGTTACTAAAGGTCAATTAATAGGCTTATCTGGGAATACTGGATCATCAGAAGGGCCGCATTTGCATTTTGAATTTCGTGATTCAAAAACAGAATTTGTTATAAATCCTATGTTTTTTGGTTTTGATAAATATATAAGAGACACCAAAAAGCCTGTTGTTTCTAATTTATATGTTTATCCGCTTGATGATAAAACGATAGTTAATCAGTCAAAAATACCTTTAATGCTTAATTTGTCATTGCAAAAAGACGGAACATATTTGTCTAGCAGTGTAGCTACAAATGGGAAAATTGGTTTTGGAGTTACTGCTGTAGATTACGATGATGTTTCTTTTAATAAAAATGGAGTTTATAAAGTAGAATCTTTTTACAACGGAAATTCAAACTATGGATATGAGTTCAACACGTATTCATTTGATGAAATGAGATATATAAATGCTTTGATCGATTATTCTAGATATAAAAAAACAGGTCAAAGAGTACAAAAGTTGTTTATGAAAACTCCTTTTGCTTTGAGTATTATTAAAAAAGATTCGCTTAATGGGGTGCTTCCAGTTGTTCCAAATCTAGCTTCGGCATATCGTATAGAAGTTTCGGATTTTTATGGAAATACCAATACAATTAATATTCCTGTTCAGTACAATTCATTGCCTGCAGTTGTAGATTCAAAGCCTGTGGAGTCTAAATATTTGATGAAATATAATAAAGATGCTAATTTTTCTAAAGATAATATGTCTGTATTTTTTCCTGCAGGAACATTTTATGATGATTTTAATTTGAATTTTGATGTAAAAAATGACCGTATTTATGTTCATGACGATACTGTTCCGGTTCATTCTAATTTTACAATAACTATTGAGGATGATAAATATCCTGAAAATCTTAGAGACAAAGTATATATTGGTAGAATGACTGGTAAGAGCAGTAGTTATAATGCGACATCACGAAAAGGGACAGAGTATAAAGCAAAGTCAAGAATTTTAGGTCAATTCGGATTGGTTGTTGATACAATTAAGCCAACAATAAGCATTGCAAAACCAATTGAAGGTAAATGGATAAGCGATGTAAAGAAAATCCAGTTTACAATTAGTGATGGTATGTCGGGGATTAAATCCTACAATGGTTATTTAAATGGAAATTGGATATTGTTTGAGTATGATAATAAAGCCAGAAAAATAACTCATGATTTTAATGATGGAATTGTTGCTGAGGGAGCAAACGATTTAAAAATAGAAGTTGTTGATAATGTGGGGAATTCTGCTATCTTTGAGACACGTTTTTTTAGAAGTCAAATAAAATAA
- a CDS encoding cell division protein ZapA has product MDEKLKIKISIADRVYPLTVDLSQEEGLRSASKKIDVMIKQFEENYAVRDKQDVLAMCALQFASQVEQKQIDKVIDSDETIERIKRLNTLLDQYLEN; this is encoded by the coding sequence ATGGACGAAAAGCTTAAAATTAAAATATCAATCGCAGACAGAGTTTACCCATTAACGGTAGATCTCTCTCAGGAAGAAGGCCTTAGGAGCGCTTCTAAAAAAATTGATGTGATGATAAAGCAATTTGAAGAAAACTATGCTGTTCGCGACAAACAGGACGTTTTAGCCATGTGTGCATTACAATTTGCCTCTCAAGTAGAGCAAAAACAAATTGATAAAGTAATTGATAGTGACGAAACTATCGAACGAATTAAAAGATTAAATACCCTTTTAGATCAATATCTCGAAAATTAA
- the rny gene encoding ribonuclease Y, with protein sequence MDSIITIIISGIIGIAAGFGIAKIIEKSNISNLIKNSKKEAASILKDANLEAENIKKDKILQAKEKFIELKSEHEQVILARDKKVAEVEKRVRDKESQVSNELSKAKKTNDDYEAKTQEYNTKIEVLDKKQAEVDKLHKSQLQQLEVISGLSAEEAKNQLMEGLKAEAKSSSMSYIQDTIEEAKLTAQQEAKKIIINTIQRVGTEEAVENCVSVFNIESDDVKGRIIGREGRNIRALEAATGVEIIVDDTPEAIILSCFDPVRREIARLALHKLVTDGRIHPARIEEVVAKTAKQIDDEIIEVGKRTVIDLGIHGLHPELIKVVGRMKYRSSYGQNLLQHSREVSKLCGIMAAELGLNVKLAKRAGLLHDIGKVPDTESDLPHALLGMQWAEKYGEKEEVCNAIGAHHDEIEMKSLLSPIVQVCDAISGARPGARRQVLDSYIQRLKDLEEVAYGFNGVKNAYAIQAGRELRVIVESEKVSDDNAASLSFDISQKIQTEMTYPGQVKVTVIRETRAVNIAK encoded by the coding sequence ATGGACAGTATAATAACGATCATTATTTCAGGAATTATAGGTATTGCAGCAGGTTTTGGGATAGCCAAGATCATTGAGAAAAGCAATATTTCCAATTTAATCAAAAATTCAAAAAAAGAAGCAGCATCCATTTTAAAAGATGCTAATCTAGAAGCTGAAAACATTAAGAAAGATAAAATTCTTCAAGCAAAAGAAAAGTTTATTGAATTAAAATCAGAGCACGAACAAGTAATTCTTGCAAGAGATAAAAAAGTAGCTGAAGTAGAAAAAAGAGTTAGAGACAAAGAATCTCAAGTTTCTAATGAATTGTCGAAAGCTAAAAAGACTAATGATGATTACGAAGCTAAAACACAAGAGTACAATACTAAAATTGAGGTTTTAGACAAAAAACAAGCTGAAGTTGACAAATTACACAAAAGTCAATTACAGCAATTAGAAGTTATTTCAGGACTTTCTGCCGAAGAAGCTAAAAACCAACTAATGGAAGGTTTAAAAGCTGAAGCAAAAAGCAGTTCGATGTCTTATATACAAGATACTATTGAAGAGGCAAAACTTACAGCACAACAAGAAGCTAAAAAAATCATCATCAATACTATCCAAAGAGTTGGAACTGAAGAAGCAGTAGAAAACTGTGTATCTGTGTTCAATATCGAATCAGATGATGTAAAAGGAAGAATCATTGGACGTGAAGGTAGAAATATCCGTGCACTTGAAGCTGCTACTGGCGTTGAAATCATTGTAGATGATACTCCTGAAGCAATTATCCTTTCTTGCTTCGACCCTGTTCGTAGAGAAATTGCGCGTTTGGCTTTACACAAATTAGTTACAGATGGGCGTATTCATCCAGCACGTATTGAAGAAGTTGTGGCTAAGACAGCTAAACAAATTGATGACGAAATCATTGAAGTAGGAAAGCGTACTGTTATAGACTTAGGAATTCACGGTTTACACCCTGAATTAATTAAAGTTGTTGGACGTATGAAATACCGTTCTTCTTACGGTCAAAACTTATTACAACACTCTAGAGAAGTATCTAAATTGTGTGGTATTATGGCTGCCGAATTGGGACTGAACGTTAAATTAGCTAAAAGAGCTGGTTTACTTCACGATATTGGTAAAGTTCCAGATACTGAAAGTGATTTACCTCACGCTTTATTAGGTATGCAATGGGCTGAGAAATACGGTGAGAAAGAAGAAGTTTGCAACGCAATTGGTGCGCATCACGACGAAATCGAAATGAAGTCACTATTATCACCAATCGTACAGGTTTGTGATGCTATTTCAGGTGCAAGACCAGGTGCAAGAAGACAAGTATTAGATTCTTACATCCAACGTTTGAAAGACCTTGAAGAAGTAGCTTACGGATTTAATGGAGTTAAAAACGCCTATGCAATTCAAGCTGGTAGAGAACTTCGTGTTATTGTAGAAAGCGAAAAAGTATCTGATGACAATGCTGCAAGCCTATCATTTGATATCTCACAAAAAATACAAACCGAAATGACTTACCCAGGTCAAGTTAAAGTAACAGTAATACGAGAAACAAGAGCAGTAAATATTGCAAAATAA